One segment of Bacteroides caecimuris DNA contains the following:
- a CDS encoding outer membrane beta-barrel family protein, translating to MHSKKSNIGMAAKAFLLTAIGLPMGVSAQGVIEEKADTIVVYPTQHLEEVVIVHQIPIVKLKTDKVTYQVSNDVESKTRSVLDILRKVPMVTVDGRNNIMVNGSAQFKVYVDGRLSTVITRNPKQTLRSMPASHVKNIEVITNPGAQYDAEGTGGVLCITTKKGGAKQALALEDDGYDGATSGSVHLLTGILSNGVDASLSGQQSKWSYDVNLNGEYMYSTGIIVESEVTGNGTRQWMRQKSSSKMPFSMGEVGVGYEIDSVQSLHVSMSTTWFATKEKSRPSYLYSGGMWGQEMAFSGSQKMNMNEISVDGGIDYQRQWGDRGRLFASYQISHAPNRNDTENRYDGLDTSLHPEITSTVKDIRTEICDRTTQHHLSTDLTIPLTRHQQLNTGVKFSFDRGESQATEMRFLNGGFVEQKAAAMHYRQSQNIAALYAEWEAQWGWLGLKEGLRYEHTWQKSRYLKGEGSKFSLHYGDLVPSVSLTAKAKENSTFGVSYTMRIRRPRINELDPYVNKSDPTQLSYGNPNLKAQHLNNLAIVHTLRANTLAMRISLNHSWSNDGIVRYSSMKDGRINTTFGNIARNRKTSLNAYASWNATRSTRLMLNGEVGYSDMRSREIDARNYGWHGNLNLGWQQNLPWQLKWSSNLEWMSRRYSLQGYDSGMMMISATLARSFLNDKLDVAISGMSGLGHGGKMYWESVSRTKDFTNISRFIEPMQDITIGITYTFGGKSRKYTEKTVSDSFEMGDSRIVKQQTKRRGKL from the coding sequence ATGCATAGTAAGAAATCAAATATTGGCATGGCGGCAAAGGCATTCCTGCTAACAGCTATAGGATTACCTATGGGGGTAAGTGCACAGGGGGTAATCGAGGAAAAGGCAGATACGATAGTTGTTTATCCGACACAGCACCTTGAGGAGGTTGTCATCGTGCATCAGATCCCGATAGTCAAACTAAAAACCGACAAGGTGACTTATCAGGTGAGTAATGATGTGGAGTCAAAGACACGCAGTGTATTGGACATACTGCGCAAGGTTCCTATGGTGACCGTGGACGGACGAAACAATATCATGGTAAACGGCTCCGCACAGTTCAAGGTTTATGTGGACGGAAGATTGAGTACTGTCATCACTCGCAATCCAAAACAGACGTTACGCAGTATGCCTGCCAGTCACGTGAAGAACATTGAAGTTATCACCAATCCAGGTGCCCAGTATGATGCAGAGGGAACTGGAGGTGTCCTTTGCATCACCACCAAGAAAGGTGGTGCCAAACAAGCATTGGCATTAGAAGATGACGGGTATGACGGAGCCACAAGTGGCTCCGTACACCTTCTGACAGGTATTCTGAGCAACGGAGTTGACGCCAGTCTCTCCGGTCAACAAAGCAAATGGTCGTATGACGTAAATTTGAACGGAGAATATATGTATTCAACGGGTATCATTGTAGAATCGGAGGTGACCGGCAACGGGACACGTCAATGGATGCGACAAAAGTCCTCATCGAAAATGCCATTCTCAATGGGCGAAGTTGGTGTGGGATACGAGATTGATTCCGTCCAATCACTCCATGTTTCCATGTCCACGACTTGGTTTGCTACAAAAGAAAAGAGCCGTCCCTCCTATCTTTACTCAGGCGGTATGTGGGGACAGGAGATGGCTTTCAGTGGTAGTCAGAAGATGAATATGAACGAGATTTCGGTAGATGGAGGCATCGATTACCAACGTCAGTGGGGTGACAGGGGCAGGCTGTTTGCGAGTTATCAGATAAGCCATGCTCCCAACCGAAATGATACAGAGAACAGATACGATGGTCTTGACACCTCCTTGCACCCCGAAATCACTTCCACTGTGAAGGACATCCGGACAGAAATTTGTGATCGCACCACACAACACCACCTATCCACCGACCTTACCATTCCGCTTACCCGGCATCAACAACTCAACACCGGTGTGAAGTTCTCCTTCGACCGTGGAGAGAGTCAGGCTACCGAAATGCGCTTTTTGAATGGCGGTTTCGTGGAACAAAAGGCGGCTGCCATGCACTACCGACAATCTCAAAACATAGCCGCCCTGTATGCCGAATGGGAGGCTCAATGGGGATGGCTGGGCTTGAAGGAGGGCCTTCGCTATGAACATACCTGGCAGAAATCACGCTATCTGAAGGGAGAAGGGAGTAAATTCTCGCTTCACTATGGCGACCTCGTACCATCCGTCTCTCTTACTGCCAAAGCTAAGGAGAACAGCACATTTGGCGTGAGCTACACCATGCGTATACGTCGGCCAAGAATCAATGAACTCGACCCATATGTCAATAAGTCCGACCCTACCCAGCTTTCGTATGGCAATCCCAACCTGAAAGCACAACATCTAAATAATCTGGCTATTGTACATACGTTGAGGGCAAATACGTTAGCAATGCGAATCAGCCTCAATCATTCATGGAGTAACGATGGTATTGTCCGGTATTCATCAATGAAGGACGGGCGTATAAATACCACCTTTGGCAATATAGCCAGAAATCGCAAGACATCGCTGAATGCTTATGCCTCATGGAATGCGACACGTTCAACCCGCTTGATGCTGAATGGAGAGGTGGGCTATAGTGACATGCGAAGCCGGGAGATTGATGCCCGTAACTATGGTTGGCATGGTAACCTGAATCTGGGGTGGCAACAGAATCTGCCTTGGCAGTTGAAATGGAGCAGTAATCTGGAATGGATGTCGCGTCGGTACTCTCTCCAAGGTTACGATTCGGGTATGATGATGATAAGCGCAACACTCGCACGCTCCTTCCTCAATGACAAACTGGATGTGGCTATCAGTGGCATGAGCGGTTTAGGTCATGGTGGTAAAATGTATTGGGAGTCGGTATCTCGCACCAAGGACTTCACGAATATATCACGATTCATTGAACCCATGCAGGACATCACCATAGGTATCACTTATACGTTTGGTGGAAAAAGTAGGAAATATACAGAAAAAACCGTATCGGATTCATTTGAAATGGGGGACAGTCGTATCGTAAAACAGCAGACAAAACGAAGAGGAAAATTATGA
- a CDS encoding Ig-like domain-containing protein, whose translation MKKVKFIKFTMAFFACVLAVTMGSCDKNDDPKVPDLKCTPSKVEVAPGKTATVTVSGGTAPFTVTSSDSKIATAKADKNTITITGVKNGTATILISDSKKLTGKVPVMVKDMASELDFDKKSISVTAGKEETVTVKGGSAPFTATAKDTKIATVTIKDGKIIIKGVKAGSTSVTVTDKDKKAGTISVTVK comes from the coding sequence ATGAAAAAAGTAAAATTTATCAAATTCACTATGGCGTTTTTCGCCTGTGTTCTTGCAGTAACCATGGGTTCCTGCGATAAGAACGATGACCCCAAAGTTCCAGATCTCAAGTGCACCCCTTCTAAGGTAGAAGTGGCTCCCGGTAAAACAGCAACGGTGACTGTAAGCGGTGGCACGGCTCCATTTACAGTGACCTCAAGTGATAGCAAGATTGCAACAGCTAAAGCAGACAAGAACACTATTACAATTACCGGTGTCAAAAATGGTACAGCGACCATACTCATCTCCGACTCAAAGAAACTTACAGGAAAGGTTCCTGTGATGGTCAAAGATATGGCATCCGAACTTGATTTCGATAAAAAGTCTATATCCGTAACTGCCGGGAAGGAAGAGACTGTCACTGTAAAAGGTGGTTCCGCTCCTTTTACAGCAACCGCCAAGGACACGAAAATTGCCACAGTCACAATCAAAGATGGAAAGATTATTATCAAAGGTGTCAAGGCTGGCAGCACTTCAGTGACTGTTACTGATAAGGATAAGAAAGCTGGAACTATTTCAGTTACAGTAAAATAA
- a CDS encoding DUF5034 domain-containing protein, with the protein MTKAMKVFTYIMMVGALCCLFCYSKEKEDAPTGATFNKTFVTGYLTPESIVISKMNSGIKITFKGDLITSGRSFDALSIYYNDLSYNRYTIDGPRTAINDSIYKIEVYTVENFDASHPAGSDISDLIECRYISYYDYIQSGYKKEDKDVGQYIDMTEYWGIEGAKMLKDELTKINNRNTKLIAPTLVLKFKKEPENKGKFQFNLVFHLEEKEIKDSIEYEF; encoded by the coding sequence ATGACAAAAGCCATGAAAGTTTTCACGTATATCATGATGGTTGGGGCACTCTGTTGTTTGTTCTGCTACTCTAAAGAAAAAGAAGATGCACCAACAGGTGCTACATTCAATAAAACATTTGTTACTGGTTATTTGACACCCGAATCTATTGTCATATCAAAAATGAATTCAGGAATTAAAATCACGTTTAAGGGGGATTTGATTACTTCTGGTAGGAGTTTTGATGCTTTATCAATATATTACAATGATTTATCTTATAATAGATATACTATTGATGGACCACGTACGGCAATTAATGATAGTATATACAAGATTGAAGTCTACACTGTCGAGAATTTTGATGCATCGCATCCTGCTGGAAGTGATATTTCAGATTTGATAGAATGTAGGTATATTTCTTATTATGATTACATACAAAGTGGTTATAAGAAAGAAGATAAAGATGTTGGACAATATATAGATATGACAGAATATTGGGGAATTGAAGGAGCAAAGATGCTGAAAGATGAACTTACGAAAATAAATAATAGAAATACGAAGCTTATTGCACCAACCCTTGTTTTAAAATTCAAAAAAGAGCCAGAGAATAAAGGAAAATTCCAATTCAATTTAGTCTTTCATTTGGAAGAAAAAGAAATAAAAGATTCCATTGAATATGAATTTTAA
- a CDS encoding porin family protein, translating to MKKILLTLLLALPFCMVAKAQDFRVGITGGYNLSSPSGYKSQSGFHVGVKGELGLPIVTKGLYMDFGLMLSSHGWKSPGYYYDGNYNPSAGEKPDKPSSGYTSDNKCTPYYLNIPIHIGYKFPVGRNVSLFINAGPYFNIGLFGKAKETITPDKGTATTKEMVGNVFSDKMLNRFDWGLGFRAGTEIARHIQLSIGYDWGMKNINKSGVDNKNRTFVASCAYMF from the coding sequence ATGAAGAAAATTCTATTGACATTGCTTCTCGCCCTGCCATTCTGCATGGTGGCGAAAGCACAAGATTTCAGAGTGGGAATAACGGGAGGTTACAATCTCAGTTCTCCAAGTGGTTACAAATCTCAGTCCGGTTTTCATGTCGGTGTAAAGGGAGAACTTGGTCTTCCTATAGTGACAAAAGGCCTTTACATGGACTTCGGATTGATGCTCTCTTCACATGGCTGGAAGAGTCCGGGATACTATTACGACGGTAACTATAACCCCTCTGCAGGCGAAAAACCGGACAAACCATCATCTGGCTATACTTCAGACAATAAGTGTACCCCTTACTACCTGAATATTCCCATCCATATCGGTTACAAGTTTCCCGTAGGACGGAACGTCAGTTTGTTCATCAACGCTGGACCATATTTTAACATCGGCCTGTTTGGTAAAGCAAAAGAAACCATCACTCCCGATAAGGGAACTGCCACGACAAAAGAGATGGTAGGCAATGTGTTCAGTGACAAGATGCTTAATCGCTTCGATTGGGGGCTGGGATTCCGTGCCGGAACGGAGATTGCCCGCCATATCCAGCTTTCCATTGGGTATGATTGGGGGATGAAGAATATAAACAAGAGTGGTGTGGACAACAAGAACAGGACATTTGTGGCATCTTGCGCTTATATGTTCTGA
- a CDS encoding sensor histidine kinase: MANENIKIMNWKNGLLLSTVSYMLYLILWFILDDETAGQLPEMAIADYIIDYLLCMLFTYISLGFSFLVFRVLPFRTSYVWVIVYASCLFTLNNVVAFGMISLFNFLWGENGNGLLDELLNMKGAYTFAMISTFLSSVYANTFYLQSYIKARNEKQALEMALMKEKEIALQSQLNSLKLQINPHFMFNNFNNLLELIEEDSGLAGKFLSNLSKAYRYIITNLDRNLIPVADEIKFLDSYLYLMKVRHDEGVIAKVSPGVRQCKGFLPPAVLQLLVENAIKHNSFSSEHPLVIDIKLSDDYITVSNLKSPLMSPIESTGLGLKNITERYALLCDKKVKIENAENFYSVSLPIIKNTIPYEHTDS, from the coding sequence ATGGCCAACGAGAATATAAAAATAATGAATTGGAAGAACGGTCTGTTGTTATCAACCGTTTCCTATATGCTCTACCTCATTCTGTGGTTTATACTCGATGATGAAACCGCCGGCCAATTACCGGAGATGGCAATAGCCGATTATATCATCGATTATCTGTTGTGTATGCTGTTTACCTACATCTCTTTAGGATTTTCCTTTTTGGTCTTTAGGGTATTGCCATTTAGGACATCTTATGTGTGGGTGATTGTCTATGCTTCCTGCCTTTTTACCCTGAACAACGTTGTCGCATTCGGCATGATTTCTTTGTTCAACTTCTTATGGGGTGAAAACGGCAACGGGCTTCTTGACGAGCTCCTCAACATGAAAGGCGCATATACTTTTGCCATGATTTCCACATTCTTGTCAAGCGTCTATGCCAACACGTTCTATCTTCAGTCTTACATCAAGGCACGCAACGAGAAACAGGCACTTGAAATGGCACTGATGAAAGAAAAGGAGATAGCCTTGCAGTCACAGCTCAATTCCCTGAAACTGCAAATCAATCCGCATTTCATGTTCAACAACTTCAACAATCTGCTGGAGCTGATTGAGGAGGATAGCGGACTTGCCGGAAAATTCCTGAGCAATCTGTCGAAAGCATACCGATACATCATCACCAACTTGGACCGAAACCTGATACCTGTCGCGGACGAAATCAAGTTTCTTGATTCATACTTGTACTTGATGAAAGTGCGCCACGACGAAGGTGTCATTGCAAAAGTAAGTCCGGGCGTCAGACAATGCAAAGGTTTTCTTCCACCGGCTGTATTGCAGCTTCTTGTGGAAAACGCAATAAAACATAACAGCTTTTCATCTGAACATCCGCTGGTCATCGACATAAAGCTGTCCGATGATTATATAACAGTCAGCAATCTTAAGTCACCTTTGATGTCCCCAATCGAATCAACCGGTTTAGGACTTAAAAATATCACAGAACGATACGCTTTGCTTTGTGATAAAAAGGTCAAGATAGAGAATGCCGAAAACTTCTATTCGGTAAGTCTGCCCATCATAAAAAACACCATCCCCTATGAACATACTGATTCTTGA
- a CDS encoding LytR/AlgR family response regulator transcription factor, with amino-acid sequence MNILILEDEPRNAKRLIRLLNDIDRTFIVEGPLASIKETVEFFQSGKTTNLILADIRLTDGLSFEALKYAPATIPIIFTTAYDEYAVQAFKFNSFDYLLKPLDSDELEAAIDKAAKAGKNYTDENLQQLFDALQKNKFRYRERFLLPYRDGYKTVRVSDINHIETENKIVYLRLNNGTSEVVNVSMDELEHQLNPDYFFRANRQYIINVEHVLFLGNYFGGKLIVRLKGYPKTEIQVSKEKAQRLKEWIDR; translated from the coding sequence ATGAACATACTGATTCTTGAAGACGAGCCACGCAATGCCAAACGCCTCATAAGGCTGCTGAACGACATTGACAGAACATTTATTGTCGAAGGCCCTCTTGCCAGCATCAAAGAGACGGTCGAATTCTTTCAATCCGGCAAAACCACAAACCTCATTCTGGCGGATATCCGTTTGACTGACGGTTTGAGTTTCGAAGCTCTAAAATATGCCCCGGCAACCATACCCATCATATTTACCACCGCATACGACGAATATGCGGTACAAGCATTCAAGTTCAACAGTTTCGACTATCTTCTGAAACCGTTGGATTCGGATGAACTTGAAGCGGCCATTGACAAGGCGGCCAAAGCCGGTAAGAATTACACCGACGAAAACCTACAGCAGCTTTTCGATGCCTTACAGAAGAACAAGTTCCGTTATCGGGAGCGTTTCTTGCTTCCTTACCGTGACGGATATAAGACCGTGCGCGTTTCGGACATCAACCACATCGAAACAGAAAACAAGATTGTATATCTCCGTCTTAACAACGGCACTTCCGAAGTGGTCAATGTGTCAATGGATGAACTTGAACACCAACTGAATCCCGACTATTTCTTCCGGGCAAACCGCCAATATATTATCAATGTAGAGCACGTTTTGTTCCTCGGTAATTATTTTGGAGGAAAGTTGATTGTCCGTTTGAAAGGTTATCCGAAAACGGAAATACAAGTGAGTAAGGAAAAGGCGCAGAGGCTTAAGGAATGGATTGACAGGTAA